In the genome of Gloeotrichia echinulata CP02, one region contains:
- the bcp gene encoding thioredoxin-dependent thiol peroxidase has protein sequence MTNIPQPGEPAPDFSTPNQNENPVSLADFTAQWVILYFYPKDDTPGCTTEAKDFTELYPDFSQLGAKILGVSPDSGKTHCKFISKHNLSITLLSDPEHLLTQAYGAWRLKKFMGKEYMGVARSTFLISPDRIIAYTWPNVKAKGHAQQVLTKLRELSGSK, from the coding sequence ATGACCAACATTCCCCAACCTGGAGAACCAGCACCAGATTTCTCTACCCCAAACCAAAATGAAAACCCAGTCAGTCTCGCTGATTTCACCGCTCAATGGGTTATACTTTATTTCTACCCCAAAGATGACACCCCTGGCTGCACCACAGAAGCCAAAGATTTTACCGAGTTGTATCCAGACTTCAGCCAACTAGGAGCGAAAATTTTAGGCGTAAGTCCAGATTCGGGTAAAACTCATTGCAAATTTATCAGCAAACATAACTTATCCATCACCCTCCTCAGTGACCCAGAACATCTACTAACACAGGCTTATGGCGCTTGGCGATTGAAAAAGTTTATGGGAAAAGAATATATGGGTGTGGCGCGGTCAACTTTCCTGATTTCTCCTGATAGAATAATTGCCTATACTTGGCCGAATGTCAAAGCCAAAGGTCATGCTCAACAAGTGTTAACTAAACTGCGAGAATTATCAGGGAGTAAATAA
- a CDS encoding RDD family protein, translating to MNHATTVRRLTRFVAYLLDVIILYILGSVVGFVFGFLYATALGTAEGVEGIAFVLGIVIAWLYFALLESSDQQATLGKQALGIIVTEGNKISFGRATGRHFSKFISSLIFAIGYIMAAFSEKKQALHDIIASTLVVKK from the coding sequence GTGAACCATGCAACCACAGTACGCCGGTTGACGAGATTTGTAGCATACTTGCTTGACGTGATTATTTTATACATTTTAGGCTCCGTTGTTGGCTTCGTCTTTGGTTTCTTGTATGCTACTGCTCTAGGAACTGCTGAAGGTGTTGAAGGTATTGCCTTTGTTTTGGGAATTGTAATTGCTTGGCTTTACTTTGCATTGCTAGAAAGTTCAGATCAACAGGCTACTCTTGGTAAACAAGCATTGGGAATTATTGTCACTGAGGGGAACAAAATCTCTTTTGGTAGAGCTACGGGAAGGCATTTTTCTAAGTTTATTTCCAGTTTGATTTTTGCGATTGGCTATATTATGGCTGCATTTAGCGAGAAAAAGCAAGCGCTCCACGACATCATAGCTAGTACTCTAGTAGTCAAGAAATAG
- a CDS encoding RDD family protein, giving the protein MESSSQQGTLDKIALGIIVTDLKGNKISFGVAFARHISKYISSYLTLGVGYIMAGFTSKAQTLHDQITGCLVVKKR; this is encoded by the coding sequence ATGGAGTCTTCTTCCCAACAGGGAACGCTTGACAAAATAGCTTTGGGTATTATTGTTACCGACCTCAAGGGCAATAAAATCTCTTTTGGTGTGGCTTTTGCAAGGCATATTAGCAAATATATTTCATCATATTTAACTTTGGGGGTGGGCTACATCATGGCAGGTTTTACGAGTAAAGCACAAACTCTGCACGATCAAATCACTGGTTGTTTAGTAGTTAAAAAACGTTAG
- a CDS encoding 4-Cys prefix domain-containing protein, whose translation MSLCIKPDCSKPQNRDDELFCLSCGSELLLQGRYRVIRQLGGGGFGLPFTAQ comes from the coding sequence ATGAGTCTGTGCATTAAACCCGACTGCTCAAAACCGCAAAATCGTGATGATGAATTATTTTGTCTCAGTTGCGGCTCCGAACTTCTACTACAAGGGCGCTATCGAGTCATACGTCAGCTAGGGGGTGGCGGTTTTGGTTTGCCATTTACAGCTCAGTAA
- a CDS encoding DUF58 domain-containing protein, which yields MIPSLRVYLLLIFGIAIAPILSLFFGIPWSIAIALLFDVVVLGLMVVDGLRVRRYRVQIIRELPPRLSIGQDNPVLLMVTSAKANAVIQIRDYYPTGFAVSVPTLSANLPINSTQELKYSVKPTQRGEFPWGNIQVRQLGLWGLAWDDWQISQSLRVKVYPDLLGLRSLSIRLTLQSSGAIRQSRQMGIGTEFAELRNYRTGDDLRFIDWKATARRVGTYSNTPPLVRVLEPEQEQTLLILLDRGRLMTSKVQGLQRFDWGLNATLSLALAGLHRGDRVGVGVFDRQMHTWIPPERGQHHLSQLIDRLTPIQPVLLESDYLGAVTSLVQRQTRRALVVLITDIVDVTASAELLAALSRLAPRYLPFSVTLRDPQVDHLAHTFNEDVTVAYTRAVALDLLAQRQIAFAKLKQKGVLILDAPANQITDQLVERYLQLKARNQL from the coding sequence ATGATTCCTTCTTTACGAGTTTATTTATTATTGATATTCGGAATAGCGATCGCCCCGATTTTATCGCTATTTTTCGGTATTCCCTGGAGTATTGCGATCGCCTTACTATTTGATGTTGTAGTTTTGGGCTTGATGGTTGTGGATGGTTTGCGGGTACGGCGCTACCGGGTGCAAATTATCCGCGAATTACCGCCGCGCTTGTCTATTGGTCAAGATAATCCGGTGCTGCTCATGGTAACATCGGCAAAGGCTAATGCTGTGATTCAAATCCGCGATTATTACCCAACGGGATTTGCTGTGTCTGTACCCACACTCAGCGCGAATCTTCCCATCAACAGCACTCAGGAATTGAAGTATAGTGTCAAACCAACACAGCGGGGAGAGTTTCCTTGGGGGAATATTCAAGTCCGACAGTTAGGACTTTGGGGATTAGCTTGGGATGATTGGCAGATTTCCCAAAGTCTGCGCGTGAAGGTTTATCCTGATTTATTGGGGTTGCGATCGCTCTCAATTCGGCTGACACTACAATCATCGGGAGCAATTCGCCAATCTCGCCAAATGGGTATTGGGACTGAGTTTGCAGAACTGCGGAACTATCGCACTGGTGATGATTTGCGATTTATTGATTGGAAAGCTACCGCCCGGCGTGTGGGGACGTATAGTAATACACCGCCACTGGTAAGGGTTTTAGAACCAGAACAGGAGCAAACCTTGCTGATTTTGCTCGATCGCGGACGGTTGATGACATCGAAAGTCCAGGGTTTGCAGCGATTTGACTGGGGTTTGAATGCGACCTTATCCTTAGCTTTGGCGGGATTACATCGAGGCGATCGCGTCGGTGTGGGTGTATTTGACCGCCAAATGCATACGTGGATTCCCCCAGAACGCGGTCAACATCACCTAAGTCAGCTAATTGATCGCCTGACTCCGATTCAACCAGTATTGCTAGAATCTGACTATTTAGGGGCTGTCACCAGTTTAGTGCAGCGCCAAACTCGTCGGGCACTAGTAGTATTAATTACCGATATAGTTGATGTCACCGCCTCCGCTGAACTCCTCGCCGCACTGTCGCGATTAGCACCTCGTTATCTACCGTTTTCGGTGACTCTGCGCGATCCTCAAGTTGATCATTTAGCACACACTTTTAACGAAGATGTGACAGTCGCTTATACTCGTGCGGTAGCTTTAGATTTATTAGCACAAAGACAAATCGCCTTTGCTAAATTGAAACAAAAAGGTGTATTGATACTCGATGCGCCAGCGAATCAAATTACCGATCAATTAGTTGAACGTTATTTGCAACTCAAAGCGCGGAATCAACTTTGA
- the nifJ gene encoding pyruvate:ferredoxin (flavodoxin) oxidoreductase: MTKTYATIDGNEAVALVAYKLNEVIAIYPITPSSTMGEWADAWAADGRPNLWGTVPSVVQMQSEGGAAGAVHGALQTGSLSTTFTASQGLLLMIPNLYKIAGELTSTVIYVAARSLATHALSIFGDHSDVMAARATGFGLLCSASVQENLDFALIAYAVALETRVSFMHFFDGFRTSHEVQKVKLLSDDDLRSLINDDLILAHRARALTPDHPVLRGTAQNPDVFFQSREGANPYYQATPSIVQRVMDEFGERTGRYYQIYEYHGAADAERVIVIMGSGCETVHETVDYLNNSGEKVGVVKVRLYRPFDVARFVAVLPHSVQAIAVLDRTKEPGSAGEPLYLDVVAAVHEANPKSQIPNLKSIIGGRYGLSSKEFTPAMVKGIFDNLAAKQPKNHFTIGINDDVTHTSLNFDPNFSTEPDNVVRAMFYGLGADGTVGANKNSIKIIGEETDNYAQGYFVYDSKKSGSMTVSHLRFGTEPIRSTYLIDKANFIGCHHWGFLERIDILKAAVPGATILVNSPYDIDTVWEHLPSKVQQQIIDKKLKLYIINATKVARESGMGGRINTIMQVCFFALAGVLPEKEAITKIKQAIEKTYGKKGAEVVRMNLQAVDNTLENLHEVKVKDGDMGKKWEYGEIIHSPVSISAPEFVREVLGKIMTWEGDDLPVSSLPPDGTFPSGTTKWEKRNVAEEIPVWDAEVCVQCSKCVMVCPHSAIRAKAYEASKLVNAPDTFKSIDAKDKDFANQKFTIQVAAEDCTGCAICVNVCPAKNKSEPLRKAINMAQQLPLREQERKNWDFFLSLPNPDRRQLKLHQIRQQQLQEPLFEFSGACAGCGETPYLKLLTQLFGDRAVIANATGCSSIYGGNLPTTPWTTNAEGRGPAWSNSLFEDNAEFGFGYRLSLDKQAQFAVELLQKLSGEVEEKLVESIINATQNNETEIWEQRERVKILKQKLDQISTSELNPNLKSQIQNLKSLADYLVKKSVWIVGGDGWAYDIDFGGIDHVLASGRNVNILVMDTEVYSNTGGQSSKATPRAAVAKFAASGKPAPKKDLGLIAMTYGNVYVASVAIGAKDEQTLKAFLEAEAFDGPSLIIAYSHCIAHGINMTTGMNHQKSLIESGRWLLYRYNPELQKQGKNPLQLDMRSPHQSVEKSMYQENRFKMLTKSKPEVAKQLLEQAQAEVDARWQMYQYLANRSAQINHTS; this comes from the coding sequence ATGACCAAGACCTATGCCACTATTGACGGAAATGAGGCTGTAGCCCTTGTTGCTTACAAGTTAAATGAGGTAATTGCTATTTATCCTATCACCCCCTCTTCAACGATGGGTGAATGGGCTGATGCTTGGGCGGCTGATGGTCGTCCGAATCTCTGGGGTACTGTTCCCAGTGTAGTGCAAATGCAGAGTGAGGGCGGCGCGGCTGGTGCGGTACATGGGGCTTTACAAACGGGTTCCCTGAGTACTACTTTTACAGCTTCCCAGGGATTATTACTGATGATTCCCAATCTCTACAAAATTGCTGGGGAACTTACCAGTACTGTTATTTACGTCGCTGCGCGTTCTTTAGCTACGCACGCTTTATCAATTTTTGGTGATCATAGCGACGTGATGGCAGCCCGTGCTACTGGCTTTGGTTTGCTGTGTTCGGCTTCGGTGCAGGAAAACCTGGATTTTGCCCTCATCGCCTATGCAGTAGCCCTAGAGACGCGAGTTTCGTTTATGCATTTCTTTGACGGCTTCCGCACATCACATGAAGTGCAAAAAGTCAAGTTGTTGTCAGATGATGACTTGCGATCGCTCATCAACGATGATTTAATTTTAGCTCACCGCGCGCGCGCCCTGACTCCGGACCATCCAGTTTTACGCGGTACAGCCCAAAACCCGGATGTTTTCTTCCAGTCCCGCGAAGGCGCAAACCCTTACTACCAAGCTACACCGTCCATAGTCCAGCGGGTGATGGATGAATTTGGAGAACGCACAGGTAGATATTACCAAATCTATGAATACCACGGCGCCGCCGATGCGGAGCGGGTAATTGTGATTATGGGTTCTGGGTGTGAAACCGTCCATGAAACCGTAGATTACCTCAACAACAGTGGGGAAAAAGTCGGTGTGGTGAAGGTGCGGTTATATCGCCCCTTTGACGTGGCACGATTTGTGGCAGTATTACCTCATAGTGTACAGGCGATCGCCGTCCTCGACCGCACCAAAGAACCAGGTAGCGCCGGGGAACCCTTGTATTTGGATGTGGTAGCTGCGGTTCATGAAGCCAATCCCAAATCCCAAATTCCAAATCTAAAATCTATTATCGGTGGGCGGTATGGTCTTTCTTCCAAGGAATTTACCCCAGCGATGGTGAAGGGGATATTTGATAATCTTGCCGCAAAACAGCCGAAAAATCATTTTACTATCGGGATTAATGACGATGTTACCCACACATCCTTAAACTTTGACCCCAATTTCTCTACTGAACCTGATAACGTTGTGCGGGCGATGTTTTACGGCTTAGGTGCTGATGGGACTGTGGGTGCTAATAAAAACTCTATCAAAATTATTGGCGAAGAAACCGACAACTACGCCCAAGGCTACTTTGTCTACGACTCCAAAAAATCTGGTTCGATGACCGTTTCTCACCTGCGTTTCGGTACAGAGCCAATTCGGTCAACTTACTTGATCGACAAAGCTAATTTTATCGGTTGTCATCACTGGGGTTTTCTCGAACGGATAGATATTTTGAAAGCCGCTGTACCTGGGGCGACTATCTTAGTTAACAGTCCTTATGATATTGATACTGTTTGGGAACATTTACCCAGCAAAGTGCAACAGCAAATTATTGACAAAAAGCTCAAGTTGTACATCATCAATGCTACCAAAGTAGCCCGCGAAAGTGGCATGGGGGGACGCATTAACACCATTATGCAGGTGTGTTTCTTTGCTTTGGCGGGGGTCTTACCAGAAAAAGAAGCCATTACCAAAATTAAACAAGCGATTGAAAAGACCTACGGTAAAAAAGGCGCCGAAGTTGTTCGCATGAATTTACAAGCGGTAGACAACACCCTGGAAAATTTGCATGAGGTGAAGGTAAAAGATGGGGATATGGGGAAAAAATGGGAATATGGAGAGATTATCCACAGTCCCGTTTCTATAAGTGCGCCGGAATTTGTGCGGGAAGTTTTAGGTAAAATCATGACTTGGGAAGGTGATGATTTACCTGTAAGTTCTCTCCCTCCTGATGGTACCTTTCCCAGTGGAACAACTAAGTGGGAAAAACGCAACGTTGCTGAAGAGATTCCTGTGTGGGATGCGGAAGTTTGCGTTCAATGTAGTAAGTGTGTGATGGTTTGTCCCCACAGCGCCATTCGCGCCAAGGCTTATGAAGCAAGTAAGTTGGTAAATGCGCCAGACACCTTTAAGTCAATTGACGCCAAAGATAAGGACTTTGCAAACCAAAAATTTACGATTCAGGTAGCAGCTGAAGACTGTACAGGATGCGCCATTTGTGTAAATGTCTGTCCGGCGAAAAATAAATCAGAACCATTACGCAAAGCCATTAACATGGCGCAGCAGCTACCTTTGCGGGAGCAAGAACGGAAAAATTGGGATTTCTTTTTGAGTTTACCAAATCCTGACAGAAGACAGTTAAAATTGCACCAAATTCGCCAACAACAACTCCAAGAACCTTTATTTGAATTTTCTGGTGCTTGTGCTGGTTGTGGAGAAACGCCTTATCTAAAATTATTAACACAACTGTTTGGCGATCGCGCTGTTATTGCTAATGCTACGGGTTGTTCTTCCATCTACGGCGGAAATTTACCCACAACCCCTTGGACAACCAACGCTGAGGGACGTGGACCTGCTTGGTCTAATAGTTTATTTGAAGATAACGCCGAATTCGGTTTTGGCTATCGCTTGTCTCTAGATAAACAAGCGCAATTTGCAGTAGAATTGTTGCAAAAGTTGAGTGGGGAAGTTGAAGAGAAGCTTGTCGAATCGATTATTAATGCTACGCAAAATAACGAGACGGAAATTTGGGAACAGCGGGAACGGGTAAAGATTTTGAAACAAAAACTAGATCAAATCTCAACTTCAGAACTAAACCCCAATCTCAAATCCCAAATCCAAAATCTCAAATCCTTAGCCGATTATCTCGTCAAAAAAAGCGTCTGGATTGTCGGCGGTGATGGTTGGGCGTATGATATTGACTTTGGCGGTATTGATCATGTCTTAGCCAGTGGTCGCAATGTCAACATCTTGGTGATGGATACAGAAGTATATTCTAACACGGGCGGACAATCATCCAAAGCTACGCCAAGAGCAGCGGTAGCGAAATTTGCCGCCAGTGGTAAGCCTGCGCCCAAGAAAGACTTAGGTTTAATCGCCATGACCTACGGAAATGTTTACGTAGCCAGTGTAGCTATTGGCGCGAAAGACGAACAGACTTTGAAAGCATTTTTGGAAGCAGAAGCTTTCGACGGTCCATCACTGATTATTGCCTATAGCCATTGCATCGCCCACGGCATCAATATGACCACAGGCATGAATCACCAAAAATCTCTGATAGAATCAGGAAGGTGGTTGCTGTATCGGTATAATCCTGAGTTGCAGAAACAGGGTAAGAATCCATTGCAATTAGATATGCGATCGCCTCACCAATCGGTAGAAAAATCAATGTATCAAGAAAATCGCTTCAAAATGTTGACCAAGAGTAAGCCAGAAGTTGCAAAACAACTGCTAGAACAAGCCCAAGCGGAAGTAGATGCGCGTTGGCAAATGTATCAATATTTGGCGAATAGGTCGGCGCAAATAAATCATACTAGCTAG
- a CDS encoding low molecular weight phosphatase family protein, which translates to MPKILFLCTGNYYRSRFAEHLFNWLATKQGLDWLADSRGLALERGANNVGPISHYAVEALAVRLVSVPDNERFPQQATEKDFQTANRIIALDESEHRPLMKARFPEWMDAIDYWLVHDIDKTSHQEALGQIENQILQLIAELELLSTK; encoded by the coding sequence ATGCCAAAAATATTATTTCTCTGTACGGGTAATTACTACCGCAGCCGTTTCGCCGAACACCTGTTCAATTGGTTGGCTACTAAACAAGGGTTAGATTGGCTCGCTGATTCACGAGGATTAGCCTTAGAACGGGGTGCAAATAATGTAGGACCAATTTCTCACTATGCCGTTGAGGCTTTAGCAGTGCGCTTAGTGAGTGTACCTGATAACGAACGCTTTCCACAACAAGCGACTGAGAAAGACTTTCAGACAGCAAATCGAATTATTGCACTAGACGAATCGGAACATAGACCGCTAATGAAAGCGCGGTTTCCTGAATGGATGGATGCTATTGATTACTGGTTGGTGCATGATATAGATAAAACCTCGCATCAAGAAGCCTTGGGACAAATTGAGAATCAGATATTGCAACTTATAGCAGAATTAGAGTTATTATCAACCAAATAG
- a CDS encoding proton extrusion protein PcxA, which yields MKEWFLNTPERALLEAYEAAQIIKNIEIEYFGNQTISAESGNYTENVMSYWQGYLDKNLTIINVRLAEFRLSRAMLNISNTAVLEKLQFIDEVILKYIPNDEPVSSSNLAPISDSLPINSNEVNQKSNSTNIDAFKVPPVSQKAGFLPRSLGRTINRIKTDFTPQAEEEFVRKYRISRNRTRIALRFFLILILVPLLTQHFSKQLLFNPIVEKNRGENITKIFLNSDMEAEALHELKNFEETLKFTNLLHQAPALSPEAIEEQVRDKAIEIAEEFRTKSSGAISNVFADLISLITFAVIIAMSKREIVVVKAFIDDIVYGLSDSAKAFLIILFTDIFVGFHSPHGWEVLLEGFAEHLGLAANRSIVFLFIATFPVILDTIVKYWIFRYLSRLSPSALATLKEMNE from the coding sequence ATGAAAGAATGGTTTTTGAATACACCAGAAAGAGCGCTTTTAGAAGCTTACGAGGCTGCTCAGATCATTAAAAACATCGAAATAGAATACTTTGGTAATCAAACAATATCGGCTGAATCAGGCAATTATACTGAAAATGTGATGTCTTATTGGCAGGGATATTTAGATAAAAATTTAACTATTATTAATGTCAGGCTAGCAGAATTTCGGCTAAGTCGGGCAATGTTGAATATTTCTAATACTGCTGTTTTAGAAAAACTACAATTTATTGACGAAGTTATATTAAAGTATATACCTAATGATGAACCAGTTAGCAGCAGTAATTTAGCGCCAATTTCTGATTCACTACCAATTAACAGTAATGAAGTTAATCAAAAATCAAATTCCACTAATATAGATGCTTTTAAAGTACCACCTGTAAGTCAAAAAGCTGGGTTTTTACCCCGGTCGTTGGGAAGGACAATTAACAGAATAAAAACAGATTTTACGCCGCAAGCAGAAGAAGAATTTGTCAGAAAATACCGAATTTCTAGAAATCGGACAAGAATCGCCTTGAGATTTTTCTTAATTCTAATTCTTGTACCACTGTTAACCCAGCATTTTTCTAAACAATTATTATTCAATCCTATAGTAGAAAAGAATAGAGGTGAAAATATAACTAAAATTTTCCTCAATTCAGATATGGAAGCAGAAGCTCTCCATGAACTAAAGAATTTTGAAGAAACATTAAAATTTACAAATTTATTACATCAAGCTCCAGCACTTTCTCCAGAAGCAATAGAAGAACAAGTCAGGGACAAAGCAATTGAGATAGCTGAGGAATTTAGAACTAAAAGTAGTGGCGCTATTAGTAATGTGTTTGCTGACTTAATATCACTAATTACTTTTGCTGTGATTATTGCTATGAGCAAAAGAGAAATTGTGGTTGTCAAGGCTTTTATCGATGATATTGTCTATGGTCTTAGCGACAGTGCTAAGGCTTTTTTAATTATTTTATTTACAGATATATTTGTAGGATTCCATTCACCACATGGCTGGGAAGTGCTTCTAGAAGGATTTGCAGAACATTTAGGTTTAGCAGCGAATAGAAGTATAGTATTTCTATTTATTGCTACATTTCCTGTGATTTTAGACACGATAGTTAAATATTGGATATTCCGTTATCTGAGTCGGTTGTCTCCTTCAGCTTTAGCCACCTTGAAAGAGATGAACGAGTAA
- a CDS encoding carbonic anhydrase: MPIKRIIDGLNEFHDNYFIRHREMFEHLSHGQNPEVLIITCSDSRIDPFLITQSQPGDLFVIRNVGNIIPPYGAANKGEGAGIEYAVQALGIKDIVLCGHSHCGAMKGLLQLGSLAQQMPLVYDWLKQYAEPTRRLVMDNYPDYPPDKLLKTTIEQNVLTQIESLETYPIIRSRLHSGKLTLHAWIYEIQSGEVFAYDANVGQFKILENRPFPVPNPLIGVHSE, translated from the coding sequence GTGCCAATAAAACGCATAATTGATGGTCTGAATGAGTTTCATGACAACTATTTCATTAGGCACCGTGAGATGTTTGAGCATTTGTCTCATGGTCAGAACCCAGAAGTTTTAATTATCACTTGCTCAGACTCAAGGATTGACCCATTTTTAATCACTCAAAGTCAGCCTGGGGACTTGTTTGTAATCCGGAATGTTGGTAATATTATACCACCCTATGGGGCAGCTAATAAAGGTGAGGGTGCTGGTATAGAATATGCTGTTCAGGCTTTGGGTATTAAAGATATTGTCCTCTGTGGTCATTCCCACTGCGGTGCAATGAAAGGACTATTACAATTAGGTAGTCTTGCTCAACAAATGCCTTTAGTTTACGACTGGTTAAAGCAATATGCTGAACCTACCCGGCGTCTAGTGATGGACAACTATCCAGATTATCCCCCCGATAAACTCCTAAAAACAACTATTGAACAGAACGTACTCACACAGATAGAAAGTCTGGAGACTTATCCAATAATTCGCTCTCGACTTCACAGTGGTAAACTCACTCTTCACGCCTGGATTTATGAAATTCAAAGTGGGGAAGTATTTGCTTATGACGCTAACGTAGGTCAATTTAAAATTCTAGAAAATCGTCCGTTTCCTGTACCTAATCCTCTAATTGGTGTACACTCAGAATAA
- a CDS encoding P-II family nitrogen regulator, with the protein MQPVKKVEIITNTLELQKVLVILEKAGVSGYTIIEDVVGKGDRGRVINDLETHVLTNGYVMSICTEEQQQQLVAAIEPILQKFGGVCIVSDVKWIAH; encoded by the coding sequence GTGCAACCTGTTAAGAAGGTAGAAATCATAACGAATACCCTAGAACTGCAAAAAGTTTTAGTAATTTTAGAAAAAGCTGGGGTGTCTGGGTATACCATCATTGAGGATGTCGTTGGTAAAGGAGACAGAGGTAGAGTTATCAATGATTTAGAAACCCATGTACTCACCAATGGATATGTAATGAGTATCTGTACAGAAGAACAACAGCAACAATTAGTAGCAGCAATTGAGCCTATTTTGCAGAAATTTGGTGGTGTATGTATTGTTTCTGATGTCAAATGGATTGCACATTAG
- a CDS encoding sodium-dependent bicarbonate transport family permease yields the protein MNSSLILSNILNPPVLFFFLGMLAIFLKSDLEIPQPLPKLFSLYLLLAIGFKGGYELDESGITPQIALTLLAAILMAFVVPVYSFFVLRIKLDTYNAAAIAATYGSISAVTFITAQSFLKILNIPSGGHMVAALALMESPAIIIGILLVRIFSQNKENEKFSWNEVLREAFLNGSVFLLIGSVIIGILTGQKGWEKLHPFTQDIFYGVLAFFLLDMGMVAARRIKDLSKTGSFLIIFSIFMPVANAIFGIIIAKAIGMSAGNTLLFAVLCASASYIAVPAAMRMSVPEANPSLYVSMALALTFPFNIIIGIPLYFNIIKVMGV from the coding sequence ATGAATTCAAGCCTTATTTTGTCGAACATATTGAATCCGCCAGTGCTTTTCTTCTTTTTAGGGATGCTGGCAATTTTTTTAAAATCAGATTTGGAAATTCCCCAACCTTTACCAAAATTGTTTTCTCTTTACCTTTTGCTGGCTATTGGCTTTAAGGGAGGTTATGAACTTGATGAAAGTGGAATTACTCCACAAATTGCACTGACATTATTAGCAGCTATATTAATGGCGTTTGTTGTACCTGTTTACTCATTTTTTGTGTTAAGAATAAAACTTGACACCTATAATGCAGCAGCTATTGCAGCCACCTATGGGTCTATTAGCGCCGTTACCTTTATCACTGCTCAGTCTTTTCTCAAGATTCTGAACATTCCATCTGGCGGACATATGGTCGCCGCTTTAGCCCTGATGGAGTCTCCTGCAATTATTATCGGGATTCTGTTGGTGAGGATATTTAGCCAAAATAAAGAAAATGAAAAATTTTCTTGGAATGAAGTTCTGCGAGAAGCATTTTTAAACGGCTCTGTTTTTCTCTTAATTGGTAGTGTAATTATAGGCATCCTGACTGGACAAAAAGGTTGGGAGAAGTTACACCCATTTACACAAGATATATTTTACGGAGTTCTAGCTTTCTTTCTGTTAGATATGGGAATGGTAGCCGCTAGAAGAATCAAAGATTTGAGTAAAACAGGTTCATTTTTGATTATATTTTCTATATTCATGCCTGTAGCAAATGCAATTTTTGGTATAATCATTGCCAAGGCTATTGGTATGTCTGCTGGAAATACTTTGTTATTTGCTGTCCTTTGTGCGAGTGCTTCTTATATAGCAGTTCCCGCAGCAATGAGAATGAGTGTTCCTGAAGCTAATCCCAGTTTGTACGTTTCAATGGCGCTGGCTTTAACCTTCCCTTTCAACATAATTATTGGCATTCCCTTGTATTTTAATATCATCAAAGTCATGGGAGTTTAA
- a CDS encoding PIN domain-containing protein produces the protein MRSEVFLDTSFAIALSAPHDDLHQRAVYLAGLLETAGTRLVTTQSVMLEIGNALAQQPFRHGAVILLNALTADSKVEIVPLSQELYDRAFQLFCDRTEKEWGFRDCVSFIVMQYSGITEALTANEHFQQAGFRALLREDLPLTVDE, from the coding sequence ATGAGGTCAGAAGTATTTCTTGATACATCTTTTGCCATCGCCTTATCTGCACCCCATGATGACTTACATCAGCGAGCCGTCTATCTGGCTGGGTTGCTAGAAACCGCAGGAACACGCTTAGTGACAACACAGTCTGTCATGCTAGAAATTGGTAACGCCTTAGCTCAACAACCATTTCGTCATGGAGCAGTCATATTATTAAATGCACTGACAGCAGACTCCAAAGTAGAAATTGTCCCCCTATCCCAGGAGCTTTATGACAGAGCATTCCAGCTATTCTGCGACAGGACTGAAAAAGAATGGGGATTTAGAGATTGCGTCTCTTTTATTGTAATGCAATATAGTGGAATTACGGAAGCATTAACTGCTAACGAGCATTTTCAGCAAGCAGGATTCCGCGCATTACTCCGAGAAGATTTACCCTTGACGGTTGACGAGTAA